Proteins encoded by one window of Arachis ipaensis cultivar K30076 chromosome B04, Araip1.1, whole genome shotgun sequence:
- the LOC107636939 gene encoding calcium-transporting ATPase 12, plasma membrane-type-like codes for MGFKGNNIAVENSDIVVLNGGFVSFFSVLQIWRGIYDNIRVFIQFLLAANLASLVTDFVSIISTDQPPTINILTGISVQEIPYAVLQILWLKLIIGTLAVLAIVVERKTTDEFMREQQPARPNQPLISNEILKNILIHASHEIAVLLTFQFKGENLLAIDGNVKDTFVFNLLVLFQVFAVLKARKLDGRGIFKGTGRTKLFWGIIFGIVILQVVMVKSLAIATGGGDLNMWQWGASVGIAFTSWPIQYIGSKLIVVSQEPFICNVL; via the coding sequence ATGGGTTTTAAGGGTAACAACATAGCCGTAGAGAATTCTGACATAGTCGTCCTTAACGGAggttttgtgtcttttttttcTGTCCTACAAATTTGGAGAGGGATTTATGATAACATCAGAGTTTTCATTCAGTTTCTGCTTGCTGCAAACTTAGCCTCCTTGGTGACAGACTTCGTTTCCATAATTTCGACAGATCAACCgccaacaattaatattttgacaGGTATTTCTGTTCAAGAAATCCCATACGCAGTGCTGCAAATACTGTGGTTGAAGCTCATCATTGGTACTTTAGCTGTTCTCGCCATAGTGGTGGAGCGAAAAACAACAGACGAGTTCATGCGGGAGCAGCAGCCTGCAAGGCCTAACCAACCACTCATCAGCAACGAAATTCTCAAAAACATACTCATTCATGCCTCTCATGAGATAGCTGTCCTCTTAACCTTCCAATTCAAAGGCGAAAATCTATTGGCTATCGATGGCAATGTGAAAGACACGTTCGTCTTTAATCTGTTGGTTTTGTTCCAAGTCTTTGCTGTTCTGAAAGCAAGGAAGCTTGATGGAAGAGGTATATTTAAAGGAACAGGGAGGACGAAATTGTTTTGGGGAATAATTTTTGGCATTGTGATTCTTCAAGTGGTGATGGTCAAGAGTCTAGCAATTGCTACAGGAGGAGGAGATTTAAACATGTGGCAATGGGGTGCATCTGTTGGCATTGCCTTCACCTCATGGCCAATACAGTATATAGGCAGCAAGCTCATTGTTGTCTCTCAAGAGCCATTCATTTGTAATGTCCTTTGA